GGGTAAGTAATATTCCAAAACACAAGACTCTGGACTTAGAAAATATGCTGTGACAGGTAAGCTCAAAACCAAACAAGGCAGCCCAGTTTTTCTATTAAGTGAAATTAGTAGGTAACAAGACACATTCACTTGTAGACCAAAAAAGACAagtccatttttattttcccttttatttcacTCCTGAAGTCACTAATATAAGACTTcgtgaatgaaaaaaaaaaggaaaaagaaaaaaagagaggccTCTTATGAATACTAtgtaatattaataattttacttGACAGAGGTCTACAATAAcctcacctttttttcccatcattcCTACGATTTGTGTCAATCTCACTGGTGGAGCTCACTTCATCATACCCAGAACAAGATGCCTCTAGGACTGCTTGATCCACAGAGTTGCATGAATCCCTCTTTGATGGACTGTCTGGTTTCTCATCTCCTGACACTGATGAACCAACATCAACCACCTCACACTGAGGTGCTGAAACTTCCACTAGTTCCAGAGAAGCATCACTATCATTCTCATCTTTGTTTCTTGCTGCTTGAGCAGTAACTTCACCCTCCTCTCTTGGAGGAGtaactttttctcctttaggaACCTTTCCACCCTTGACTTTCCGGACAGGCTTGAAGTCAATCATATCCTGCTCTGTATCGCTGTTGTCCGGCACATGGGCTGCCCTCAgagttttcttcttccttaactttctcctccttctaTTCCCTTTCTCTGCTGGGACTGCAGCCATTGTCAAGTGTTGCTCAGACGGTTCTGCAGACAATTTGGGAGTTTTATCCATTGGCACTTCGAGAAGGACCGAATGCTTTGAAAGAGAAGTGCTACACTGATCCACTAAAAGTCTTTCAGCAGCTGTATCATTTGCTTCTCTCTTGCTGAAAACAGACACTGAATGAGGAGAAGAGTTCTCAGGAAGTCCAGACTGTCCCTCGTCTGCAGCAGGCTCGTGGACATCTTGATCAGTGTGTTGGAAAcaagctgccagccctgctaGGGATATGGCTGCAGTGATAACTGGATACACTGAAGTTTTCTGGTTGGTCTCTTCTAAAGAAAACAGCCTAGTGTTACATTCAATCTGTACAGTAGTAACTATTTATGCAAAGTGTCCCtccctgtattttctgtttacaCTTAATTGTGCATGTAAAGTACATATTCCTACATGTTGAAAACCATGTGCACATGTAGATCTGCTATTCAGTCAGCTATTCACAACCTTTAAAAAACATAACTGGGGAATAAAATGTTCCTCCATGCACATAGAAATAAAGGAATGGGGCAATCATTCAAGCTGCTGGCTGGCTATTTGctatatgcttttaaaattctgacaATCTTTGGTGAATCCTACATTGTTGACTTCAGATGCTACCATCCCTCTCTGCATGCTCCCTTACCAGCTGTCATGACTTCTGtagaaattatattaattaatgCATGCCAAGTATGACTCAGCTGCTCAGTGACAGTTTGAAAATCTTGTGCTCAGCCCATCTGAATTATTACAGCTGAGATATAGTTATTTCTACCAAGTTACTTGGACCTAATTCAAGGTAGACAGTTATGCACAACCCACTCTGCAGCACTGTACCCTTATCCTGGGAATAGCAGCACTGTAAGCTATGAGGGTAGGCTTTATTTAGTTACTTTAGTTTAATTGGCTCATCTGTGGTGGTCTATGCAATGGGGTCAACACACTCTCCCTATCATTTAATTGTGACTGAATTAATATGAACAAAATTATCCAACCTCTCAGCTGAGACAGACTAAGAGCAGCATCTCACAGCTGTTTCCCACACCCTAAAATTGCCCAGTTACACTTGCAATAACTGCAGTCCAGAACAGGATGTTTCAAGCTCATTGCATTTCTGGGGCAGGATCATGCAACGCAAATGGGAAGTTGGCAGTATCTGAAACACTTCCCTCTTCCAGCCTCTCAGAAGCCAGCAAATTAAACCTACACTAATGCTTGGCCAAAAGCACATTACACATCACAGGACAAATTTGATGCTTTGGAATTACACATCCAACTAGAAACAGCTAAAATGACAACATCTCTCACCCACACCCTCCTCAGATGGGGAATTCCAAGATAAAACTAGAACTTGCTGACAGCATAGGATATGTTGCATTTAAAGTAAATCAATGGAGAGAAGATTTTCCCTGGACACGTAACTGCCATGCACAACTGCAAAACCTGACAGAAAAACCTCTGTAtagaaaaaatgaataattagATGAAGTTTGAATGAGTTACTGTGTTCAATTATACGGGGAAGAAGGCACACAAAACTTTAAATTCTGAATACGCCTCTAATATCATGTGCCACTCATTTCTCActggaaaggggaaggaaataaCTTGGTCACTTTATAACAGGAAAACAATAGCAACCAGCCACTTAAACTGAAATTTCTAAACCCAAAAGTCTTTAATTCTCAGCATTTGGAGTGCTGTGGGTATTAGAAAAAGAAGTAGGAAACCACCATggcaatgaaagaaaacagaatcacTCAGTACCACAGGTGGGACACACTGCTGGCATTTGGGGGAAAACGAATGCAATCAGCTCCCTCAAAGCAAGGCTGAGCTAACCTCAGTGGGCAGCTGACAAGCTAAACATTCAACCCCAAAAAGTAAACAGTCTGCCCCAGAGTGAATTCATCTTCCTCAAATTACAAAATTTACCTCAAGGCAAATGCTTATTTCCTCCCAAATTACTAAACTGATCTGAAGGCAAACTCCTTTTAAATGTAGCACATACAGAAGTTCATCAATACCAAAACTATGGTAACTTGACAAATGAACATAAAAAGAATATAAGCAAACTAGAAAAAAGTTCtaaaaaatctatattttttttaattaaagaggTGTAAACTTCAATTCAGCCAACATTCATCTTGTGCTTGAGacaaaaaaatgcttaaaaaggTGGAACATGACTTATTCCATAGTATTTTGTACTTCagttggaggggaaaaaaattgtattggCTATCTTGAACTAGGATCAATCTTATGAATGTTTTTCTCAAATTACCTAAGTTAAAGGTCTGAGTAAGTGACATTGTTATGGAAGACAACTGTCATTAGAGTCACCCTGTTTGACTTCACAGACTCTTAAGAAAGTATGGGATGAGCTTTTAATCTTCAGTTTTTACCTTCACAGTCACAGTAGCAAATTGCAGAGGAAACTACCAATAGTATCTAAGCCTTTGATCACAGTGCACAAGTTTGATGGTGTTTAAACTGTCTAAATAAAGAGCTGGCTATTTCACCTGTATTCATTAACATCTCACTTTGCTGAGGCAAGAGCTCTCCCATTAGCGGTTCAATTAATTCAGCAGTTTCTCCTCCAGATAAAAGTAAACCCCTATCTTTGTTGCTAGCCCTCCCATGCCCCTCATGTGAGTGACCAGTGCCTAACAGCCAATTAGTAGAAGATGGATTGTTACTtccaatattaaaaattatacattttgtGCTTATTTAGCAGAGCCCAAGAAGAACACAAAATAATCTCAATGTAGCTGTtcataactttttaaaaaatgttttcaggcacatttttttcctttgtaggCAGACTTTCTGCTATCAGTGCTCATTAAATGATACAGAGTAGAAGGCAAAAATTACAGAGGAGGTTCTCAGGTTTGTTGGGTTGTgtcagttttgggttttgttagtTAACTAAATTATTACAAGAGGATGTAACCTTCAAATTCATATTTGTTCTATTTTCAAAGCAGAACTAGAAAGTCCTACACAAGTTAATGAGAGTTCACCCCTGCCTGACAGACTGCAGGTTGAGGCACGATCTAAAttctttttgggaaaaaaataatttccttattttcttcaaGCTAATTATCTTAAAGCAAAACTACAATTACCATCATTCTGTTCCACCTCTTCTGTTTGTGGAGGACATGGAGAGCTCTGGAGTACAGAATTCACATTTAGTTCTGTGCCTTTTGGAGACACAGGTTCTCGTTTAACTTGCACTGAGGAGTCAGGAGTATTGGAAGGTGTATTGCCAGAAGACTGGAATGGTGATGGGACGGTTACGGGAACAGCAGCTCCTCGAGGGGGTACAGAGGAAGACAAAGTGTCCAAAACAGGCAGGAGAGAGCTTGAAGGAATTGAGTCAGCTGCCATCTGAGATTTGCTATTTCGTCTCTCAGTTAGAGCACTGCAGGAAAGTTGCTCTGAGAGTTCAGGAGGTTCATATGTTTCTAATGGCAAAAGAAGAGATacattaaagaaacaaacaaacaataaataaataacagaacaaaaatatttctattttacaataaaatttaGTGGTGCCAGGAGCTCATTTGTTGTGGACACAGAgtcaaggaagagaaaaatttgaaaaaaagacaCTAGAGGGAACTATCAAAACTGACAGTTCACACTCGACGATAAAGGCCTCATTTTGAAAGTCTACAATTTTATCGTAGCTTAAATGAGCAGATTCAAGTtaaacacagtttttaaaagattCTGAGTTCAAAGAATATGAAAGTAAGCATTGCACTGTTGTAGCTCTACGGTATCCTGTACCTTGTAGCCCCTGCAAGATCTGGATTCTTTGACTTCTCAGTGTACTCATTTCCATAGTTATCTGCAAAACAGTTGTGGCTTATATCAGTCCCACTGATTTAACAGGCAGTTCTTCATGCTGCTAAGCTCAAGCTCAGACAGTTTCCAAAGCCCACTGTTACCTGTTGCTTTAACACAAGGAACCGTTGAACCTCAACATAGGCAGCCCTCAGGGCAGCCCTTGCCTGCAAGAGACTGTTGTCCACATTCTGCAGGGACCTGCTTAACTCTTCTTCCCTCAGAGAAATAGCCAATAACTGGTCTACCTGAGAAcgttctgaaaaagaaataaaaggtaGAGTCTAATTGCACTGAACAATACATTAAGATACCCTACTTGTGATATCACAACAAATAGCACCACCTCAGAATGGAAAAATCTCATAAATTAGGTCAAGCATTCAAGCATGGATAATTATACAAGCTAAAAAGGAGTATTTATGGACAGGACTagccacatccacatggatAAACTGCAAAGTCAAGTATTCTTCTTTAAGGAATCTCAACCTTGACTTTAGTAATTAATTCCATCACAGCTTTGCCAGCACTGATTTAGTTAAATAAATGAAGTAATTATCTTCCACAAAGACCTTTTCTTGAAGAACATGTGTACGAGAAGTACAAATACACACCTGCCATTAATGtaatcaaaaaggaaaaggcaaatttAAGCTAAACAAGATTTAAATTATTCCCTGAATGCAAAAgccaaggaaaagctgtttaGGAGAAAAGGAACCctatgattaaaaaaagagtttaCTACTTGAGATGATTTTGGGCCATGAGAGTGGTGTTTGCCATCTCTTGAGAAAGAGTTTCTGACCACTGTACTCAGTAAAAGATCGTCCTATACTCCCAGAGACTTCTAGCATTACAGAGATTGTCCAAACAAATTTCCATCTGGGCACTGCTTAACTGCACTCAGGTTATAGTTTCCTTCAGCAAATTTACTACAATAACAATCACATTAAAACAAAGTAATGGTAAAGAAATTTTACAAAGTAGAATGCATTATTAGTTGCTATAACAGACACTGGTCATTGGAGAAAGAGGCTGATTAAACCCCCACCTTTTCAAGTAGTCAATTATTCATTGCCACAGAAGAGTCATAATATTGCCCTATATTACAAACAACtcttaatataaataaataatggaaaaaaagataaatggtACAAAAGCCATCTTCGGAGCTCAAAGCTCCTGGCAACGGTTTAGTtatcaaagaaaatattctgcctAAAACATGATGGTTGGATGATTCATTTTGAGACATGGTGATGAAGATGTTTTAGGCATGTTTGAGAAGTATCTGTCTAATGCCAGAATAAGACTTTTCCTTGGTCAGGAGCATGAAGGAGAGAGGCATTCCACACTCATTTCCACTAAGAACatcaaaaaagtaaaaagcattGTCAGAGATATCAAAAACAGAACAGAGACCAAATTAAACAGAGTACAATTCTTCTGGTGAGACCACCCAGAATTAGAAAGGGAAAGCTGCATGGCAAATTCGAAGGAAATTAACTGTTGACTTCTCCCTTAAGAACTTCCATCCAAAGAGGCAATAAACCTCACCAGCCTGTAGAGGGGGAAAGCAAAGGCCCCATCTGTACAATCAGGAATATGAACTGCAGGCAGAAAGGATGCACATACGCTTCTCGCAGAAATAACTTATGACAAATTAAGATATAGGTCTTCAGAGAAGAATGTGTTGCAGATTAGTGAGCAGTCCACACTACAAACTTCAGTAAAAGCCCAAGAAGCAGCATAGTAACATTAAGGAACTACTACTTCAGCCAAGTCAAAATACTACTGGGTGTTTATAGCCTCTACACCACATGCACACATGTATGATATTCACCCACCTTTTTTacctttgatttttcttcttttattctttctttctagaCTAGGGATTTCAGGAGAAGATCCTTCCTGCAAGTAAAATCATCTATTAAAAAGTAACAAGAATAATTTTGCCTAAATCAAGAAGCCGAACACCTGTCATCTTTTCAATCATTATTGTAGGCACAGAGAAGAATCCATCATTTGCTTGCACATTCTTGCATAACTCatcatctgctctgctctcaaaAGAGGGAGGACAACAGAGCACTATGTTTTAATCTGAGCtgagaagaaatattaaatatgcCAATAGCCTGCTTCTTGCTCAGATGTTTAAGATTGCACTTGAATTACAGTTTCTGCTCTATAGTTTTAGATGAAGGTGAAGAGGATTAAACAGTGAGGAATTAGAATTATTGCTTTCTGCAAAACCATTTTGTGAAATTGATCAACAAGATTTTTTTGAACCTTTGGAAAAGCCTAAGACCAGACTCTGAAACAAATTCAGATTTAAGATTATAATTTTAGGTCtgtaattttttcaaaatgtttttatttccttgctttaccataaaaccagaaacatctaaggaaaacaaatttctgcTACAGGCTACCTTCCATTTAAATTGTGCTGTGAAACACCAAGATTCTTGCTACAAAACCCAGTActtccacagaaatattttaacagctCCTGTTTATCAACAGAGTATGCCACGTATCATATCAAAAAAGAGCATTTGTCATTCCTACTAGTTACAAAAAACTATCAAAAGTCCTGCACtatgaaagcagaaatttaaCGAAAATCAAGTCAAACAAAAAATGAACTTGATATTATCAGTGTACAAGACTATCAGATGGGGAAAGTCCTCCCAGCACAGATCATTCCAAAGCTGAATAACCATTGACAGAGAAAGAACCTTTTCAGCAGATCAAAGCTGGACAGAATTGCACACTTACTCCAGTTGCTCTTCGCTTCTTTCCAATTCCTTGGCTGTCATTCTGTTCAGTCCCAGATGTGCAGCTACTGTCTGTAGCTGCATCTATGTTATTAGACATTGCAAAAAGTGAAGCACTATTTGAAGCTGGACGATTTTCTTCTGAAACCTCtaatacattttgtttttcaagaagAGGTGTTCTCTTCTCTGGGCTCTCCTGGTCTTCTTCTGTGCGGCCTGTGATCTCAGAGGTGGCCTGTAGGTTGTGACTTCTGCTAGCCTCGGTTCTTTCAGACATAAAAGGTGACAAAGCAAGAGATGGTGTCCCCTCTTTCTGATCAGCCTCAATGTCAGTGTTTGCCTCATATCCAGATGTTATATGATGTGGGTGGCTGGCTGCAATTACTTGCCTTTGCCcactttctttcattttggcTTGTTCACTGAAAAAGCTATAAGCAGAAGGATTTCTGTCTGCTATGACACTGCTTTCAGAAAAGCTACGTTTTCTGGCTGAGCCAGACACTAAGGAAATCCCTTCCCACTGGAATCCTTCTAGAGCAGTCGGATCAGATTCTTCAGTGAGTTCTAGACCCTCTTGCTCATTTTGAACAAGAGGCACCATTTCTATGCCAAACCTTTAacaagataaaaagaaaaataaacaagttACAAGCCTGCTACACATAGAGAAAAgccttccccttccccaaatGTACATTACTGCTTTAAGCGGTAGGTTTAATCCCATTACAGCGGTATTCTGTGCTTTCTACCTCATCTGACAATGGAACATCTCCTGTGTATCACATAACCAGACTTAGTGGCTAAGAACTGGCAGCATGATTTTCAAGTCAGAAATcatgtttttataaattattcCCAAGCAAGGTTGGAATAATCAAATGCGACATTTGTTCAAGACATTTCAAATTATTCAGGTTTAAAGCAAGTTTCAAAAATGCAGTATTATAGAATTGCTTCCttaaatacaaaagcaaacTGTGTATCAGAATAAAAGATTAACAAATGAAGAGTAAGCATTTACACTGCTTGCAGCACTGCAAGCATTTCTTGTAGTCCTAAAAAATTGAGGAAATAGGGAACTGTCACAGCATTGTTCCCATCCTGATTGCATTTTTACATTCTTCCATTACTAGAACTTCAAAAGAAACTACAGAAACTACATTGTTACCATCCACATTCAGATATTAAAGCAACCATTCTGAATGGAGCAGAATCTTTTCTGAGCAGATTACTTTTATTTACCCATGGACAGAGATTCATTCATAGCATCAATCAATAAAAACTCTGcattatttgcaaaaaaattgcattttcaaaagCTCTGCAAAAAATCATGGCATAGCAAGCTTCATTATAAACTCTTACTTTAAGGATTTTGGAATTCATTACAGATATGGGAAAACATAACCCTCCTCCCTCAGCATGCCCTGAGGGAGACATGGTTAGATCTGGTTAGATCTGAAGGGTACCAACCTTGGTAAACCTTTGCCAAGTTCCTGTTTCTTCTTGGTTACCTGCTGGATGACCTGATCCCAGTTAACATTTCGCCGGGAAGCACTAAGAATCTGCCTGAGGGTAGGTTTaagccctgactccttctctGTCTCACTTCTCCGAAGGCAATTCACATTCCGAATGCGGCGTGCGTTATTGAGATTGGGCTCTGGGAGATTTGTCCCGACTTTGCTCTTCAGACTGATATGCCGTGTCAGATCTCTTTGCAGAGAAGCAGGCAGGCCAAGTTTGCTTAAATCTGGAAGAAGGAGGCCTCCTGACTGGCTTCCTCCTTTTTGAAGCTCATTATCTGAAGGATTTTCAAAACCTTCAATTTCAAATTGATCACGTGACTTGACACACTCTtcattcccttccctgtcctgtGAGCTTTTCAAATCCACATGCAAATGGTCCTGACTGCTTGACGAAGAAACTGTGGGTTCTatctgaaatgtaaaattttttaGCTCAGCAGAAGCAATGCTTGAAGCAGACGGCTTTTTATCATCTTCCCTTTCAGAGGTGGTAGTTTTACCTTCAGGAGTGTCACAGGGTAAAAAAGAATCCAACATTTCAACTTTTGCTTCTGACTTCTCACTTCCCATTAAATCATCACCACTCACATCTAATGAACCTAGTCTGAACTCCTTCTTTGGCAATGTCTTCCCAGTTTCTTCCCTATTCTGGTCACTTGTATCTTTGCAAGAGCTTAAGGGAGCATTTTGCAAGGAATGGTTGCACTGGACACCTTTGGGATTTTGTTCTGCTTCACTTAAGTTATTCATAGGCTCTCCAAGATTGCTACCAAGCACATCTTTGTTGTCTTGTAAGTTACCAACACAAGCAGCATGCAGCTTTGATGAATAAGAGGAGAAACTGTTTGTTTCCAAGTTCACCGCATTCAGATGATTCTGCTCTTCACCACTAGCTGAGGATAACAGAAGCCTGACATTTTTTAAGAGACTGTTCGCATCTTGGTTTATCAAGGATAATTTCGTATCTGTGATATTGAGAAGAGGGGATTTCAGTGATGGCATCCTATTACTTCTGCCATCATCTCTGTCAGGCTTTTCGCCACTGGAAGAGTCTTCCATAACCTTGCAAGAATCAAGGTGATCTGAGGTTCCATTAGAAGGCGAAGATGCTTCATGGTTTTTAAGTTGTGAAAGGCTAATATTGGCTTCACAAGTTTCTCCTTTCATTGATGAATCAGTAAGAGGTGTAAGTACAGAACCCATTTTATCTGAAGTTTTTGAAACATTATCTTCAGACCGTGGTTGCTGATCTGCGGTTTTCTGGTATGGGTAGGGACTCCAGCGATATGTTTTATCTCTGGAAGGACTGACACTTTTTCCACTGGCTCTTGAAGTTTTGCTTTCTGGTTGTTTCAATGTACTAAATTCTAACACCCCCTCAGCAGCAAGCTCATCACTAGTAAAATCCAGACGGTCACCCCTATTTCTTCGATTTCTATGTGGCAGAACATTGCCTTTCTCTGGCCGCTGCCATGCAGACCTTTCCTGACTGTATATATTTGGCTCTGATAAATATGAATCTCCTGAGCTTCCAAAATTCCAGCCATTTGCACCATGAGGACTTGGTTTCCAGTTTCCTCCATAACTCTTGGAATTCCAGCTAGAAAAATGACCCGTTTCTTCTGAGTGCCAAGTAGAATTTCTTTCTCTGGCACCATGATGCCAATTTGATGCTCCTCCTCTCCGCCCACTCAGATGCCAAGCGTTTCCAGAATTCCCATAATTATGTCGAATTGAAGGGTTTCCTGAAACATTCTGGTGCCACCCAGAGCGTCCCTTTGCACCACCTGAATGTCTGTGTATATTAAGGTTCCTCTGAGAGTGTGAAAATTTGCCTTGTCTAGGACTAACATAATCatccttttcccatttccagtcCCTTTGTGATGCATTATGATGATGCCATGACGACTGATCATAAGCTTCTCTTTCTTTGTAAGCAGCTCTTTCTTCTCGCCTTCTCTGTGATCTCCTATCATCACATTCTAATTCTTGGTTTACACAACTTGGTTCAGTTTGCCTACAAAAGAATTGAGAAAAGCCTAAATTCTGATGCTATTCTACTAAAATCCAACAATCCACAAGCTTCATGAATTTTATTtgcactgggaagaaaatttttttaaattatttattatagaAAGAAACAGATACTGTTTTAGTAGCTTTGCTTTTCAAGCTTCACTAATGTTTGACTTTCAAAACTAATGTTATACCTTTATTTAAACGtgataatttcaaaatttctctCACAAGAACAAAAGATTTGGTGTAGGGACACGTCAATAGACTGATTCTCAAACACTTTTCTCTAACTTGAAAGATAATATTCCTTTATATTTACTATTGGACTAATAagaaactaataaaaataaagcttcttAATGTTATAGAACCTTTGTAATTTGATCTATCTTAGTAGATAGAAAACTCAATAgtgagattattttttctgaagacTATTGTGCTGGTGGAACTAGAGTGAACTGATAGAAAATGGAGGAAAGTTAGGATGAAAACCCCATTATTATCCTTACTGGAGGGAACAATTGACACGATGGCTCCATTTATAAAGGTTAAGTTAAAACACAGATGTAAAACATCCACAGAAGATGCACCTCAGATACAAAAGtaatttgtcttcttttaatCAAGAGACTGGAACAGTCCACAGCATGCAATCCTGAGTCTGTATGAGCCTCCTAGCAGCACTGTCGACTGCTCTTTGGATAGCACTTGTGCTTGGCAACTTATCAAGACACATGGCAAACTATCACATGTACATTTAAAGATAAATGCTCCCTTAACAGCTACAGCTATTCCCAGGGTCAGCAATCTATCCCACCAAACGAGgagttttcattaaaagtttTTTCCAGGAACTGATCACAGGAATATATCCATTCTAGATCCATGGACAAGAAAGACAGTAAATTTTCACACTACTACTCAAAAACAATTGATTTGAGTAAAGTGAACATTTATATTGTATCACCCTTTATGGTTTTGATACATTCCAGTTCTGCTAAAAGATTCACTAATAACTACTCTCTAATGGAAAACAGTCTACTGTGCAAAATAATCTGAGCTCTAAGACAAGAATTCAAAACAACAATATCTAAGTGATACAGTAATTTCTAAGAACTGACTCAACTAGACTGTGAtctaatggaaataattttgcagaatTAGTAACTTAATCCTGGTTAACTTAAACCTTCTGGTTTTCTGCCTCTCCaaagcagcacccagcagaCAGATTTTCTACAGTTTTAGTTGCCTCAGAACAACACTGCACTGACAGTATAACTCCGTTTccataaaacaaaaaggaaaagtaacaATTTTGCTACCTACATAAACCAGTATGAAAACATTACCATTGTGCAGTGCAGGGGCACACTAGTATGACAGAGTGATGCCAAAACCTACCTAACAGTCGTCACAGATTTCAACATCTGGAAACACTAATTTAAATTTCTAGCCACAGAACacaagagttttttttttaaattatatccCCTTTTAGTACCATCACCATGCCATAAATCTATTCAAATAATATATTCCCAACTGGAACATCACACAAGCAATGCACAAGTGCAGATTTTAAGGtaaaataaaagacaatatttgttattttctgcAGCCCTCTATTTCACAGTAAGCCACTGGAACTATGTTTAGCTAATGGTAAGCAGCAAGATACAACAGGTAAAAAAATTCATTCAAGGACTAGGGGATTTCACTTGACATTTACAGAACAATCCaattgattttattaaaaaacatgtTCAGCAGCAGTTTCTTAAAGGCCAGGTTCCTACAGACAACCTCCACCATAAACAGTATTAGCACTACTGTCCATTTATTAAGCCTTCAGTTAAAAAGgtatcaaatattaaaataaaaacattagaGTTCTCAAAACTCAAGACTTTTTTTACCCATAATGGAGAATGATTGTATTTCCATACTAGTGGCAGAGGAACAGGACAATAACATTCAGCAGAGTCACATTTACATGTTGAAACTATGATATCCACACAGGTCTCTTGGATTGCTCTCACAAGTATGCTGGCTACAGGCGGTTTACATTTTGTGAGCACCTAAGCCTCAGGAGTGCATCCTCATTGTGTTAAAAGCAATTCTATGATCTAagtggagaaaggaaaactCACCGGTTCCGTTCCTTCTTTTGCTTGATTAGTTGAATGAGTTCTCTGTCAAGGTCTTCTTCTTCTGCcgcttctttctcttcctcttttctgtcATGGGCACTAACGTTGTCTTTGTGCAGCTGACTGGAGATGTGCTTGGCATATGCTGACAAACCCACCAGCGTCACCCTGCACACCCGGCACTCATGGCTGCTATCCCTAGGAAGAGAGGCAGAGGGT
The DNA window shown above is from Camarhynchus parvulus chromosome 5, STF_HiC, whole genome shotgun sequence and carries:
- the ZNF106 gene encoding zinc finger protein 106 isoform X2; protein product: MKFVRLSAVHDRPAAARTAFPGRPRGHAGVPSSVQRGRPPAGPLVGCAVPPPNRARSCGVGPVRTPCGRPDPGRCWPGLLGPTGEWAAGLLAWAGVRSEMEEHKRSMLHHRELENLKGRDSSHECRVCRVTLVGLSAYAKHISSQLHKDNVSAHDRKEEEKEAAEEEDLDRELIQLIKQKKERNRQTEPSCVNQELECDDRRSQRRREERAAYKEREAYDQSSWHHHNASQRDWKWEKDDYVSPRQGKFSHSQRNLNIHRHSGGAKGRSGWHQNVSGNPSIRHNYGNSGNAWHLSGRRGGASNWHHGARERNSTWHSEETGHFSSWNSKSYGGNWKPSPHGANGWNFGSSGDSYLSEPNIYSQERSAWQRPEKGNVLPHRNRRNRGDRLDFTSDELAAEGVLEFSTLKQPESKTSRASGKSVSPSRDKTYRWSPYPYQKTADQQPRSEDNVSKTSDKMGSVLTPLTDSSMKGETCEANISLSQLKNHEASSPSNGTSDHLDSCKVMEDSSSGEKPDRDDGRSNRMPSLKSPLLNITDTKLSLINQDANSLLKNVRLLLSSASGEEQNHLNAVNLETNSFSSYSSKLHAACVGNLQDNKDVLGSNLGEPMNNLSEAEQNPKGVQCNHSLQNAPLSSCKDTSDQNREETGKTLPKKEFRLGSLDVSGDDLMGSEKSEAKVEMLDSFLPCDTPEGKTTTSEREDDKKPSASSIASAELKNFTFQIEPTVSSSSSQDHLHVDLKSSQDREGNEECVKSRDQFEIEGFENPSDNELQKGGSQSGGLLLPDLSKLGLPASLQRDLTRHISLKSKVGTNLPEPNLNNARRIRNVNCLRRSETEKESGLKPTLRQILSASRRNVNWDQVIQQVTKKKQELGKGLPRFGIEMVPLVQNEQEGLELTEESDPTALEGFQWEGISLVSGSARKRSFSESSVIADRNPSAYSFFSEQAKMKESGQRQVIAASHPHHITSGYEANTDIEADQKEGTPSLALSPFMSERTEASRSHNLQATSEITGRTEEDQESPEKRTPLLEKQNVLEVSEENRPASNSASLFAMSNNIDAATDSSCTSGTEQNDSQGIGKKRRATGEGSSPEIPSLERKNKRRKIKGKKERSQVDQLLAISLREEELSRSLQNVDNSLLQARAALRAAYVEVQRFLVLKQQITMEMSTLRSQRIQILQGLQETYEPPELSEQLSCSALTERRNSKSQMAADSIPSSSLLPVLDTLSSSVPPRGAAVPVTVPSPFQSSGNTPSNTPDSSVQVKREPVSPKGTELNVNSVLQSSPCPPQTEEVEQNDETNQKTSVYPVITAAISLAGLAACFQHTDQDVHEPAADEGQSGLPENSSPHSVSVFSKREANDTAAERLLVDQCSTSLSKHSVLLEVPMDKTPKLSAEPSEQHLTMAAVPAEKGNRRRRKLRKKKTLRAAHVPDNSDTEQDMIDFKPVRKVKGGKVPKGEKVTPPREEGEVTAQAARNKDENDSDASLELVEVSAPQCEVVDVGSSVSGDEKPDSPSKRDSCNSVDQAVLEASCSGYDEVSSTSEIDTNRRNDGKKSVAETQTSISFLRGSKNSSEVSSEPGEDEEPTEGTFEGHLAAVNAIQIFGNLLYTCSADKTVCAYNLVSRKCVAIFEGHTSKVNCLLVTQTNGKNAALYTGSSDHTINCYNIKTKECMEQFKLEDRVLCLHSRWRILYAGLANGTVVTFSIKNNKQVDTFECHGPRAVSCLATAQEGARKLLVVGSYDCTISVRDARNGLLLRTLEGHSKTILCMKVVNDLVFSGSSDQSVHAHNIHTGELVRIYKGHNHAVTVVNILGKVMVTACLDKFVRVYELQSHDRLQVYGGHSDMIMCMTIHKSMIYTGCYDGSVRAVRLNLMQNYRCWWHGCSLIFGVVDHLKQHLLTDHTNPNFQTLKCRWKNCDAFFTSRKGSKQDAVGHIERHAEDDSRIDS